CGCCTGTTTGCCCGAACCGCCATGGCTCTGGTCGATGGTCACCGTCGTGCCGGCCTTAGCCTTATAGTCGGTGATGAAGGCCGCGTTCAGCTCCTTATAAAGCTCCCGGGTCGCATCATAGCTGACGTTGAGAAGCTTCACTGCGCCGTCAGCGCCCGCTTCGCCGCCGGAACAGGCGGCCAGGGCGCTCACGCCGCCCAGGGCGACCGCGCCGCCCAGCAGGGCGCGCCGGCTCATCAAGGATCGGATCATGAAGGGCTCCTCGCTCGAGCCCGTAACTATCCACACAATCCCCATCAGTTAAGGGGACAATTTCTAAGCGCCGGCCGAATTTTCGGCGACGAGCTCAAGCGTGGCTCATGAAGCCGGCCAGAAAAACTCATCGATGCCCAAAACTATCTCTACTTCCCCGGTAGGATTAAGCGACCTATGGGGGAATGAGAACGCCGCCATGGCGCCGCGAACAATACGGGGATTTAGTTTGACTATTCATACGCCGGCCTCGCGCCGACTCAGCCGCGCCGCCCTCCTGGGCGCGCTGCTCTCCACGGTCGCCGGCGCGGCCATGTCCGCCCAGTCCGCGGTCGCTGCTGACGCCGAGCCGGTTGCGGTCGGCGCGCCGTCCGGCGTCGAGGAACTGATCGTCACTGCGCGCCGTCGCTCGGAAACGGCCCAGGCCGTGCCGCTGGCGATCACGGTGGTCGGCGGTGAGAAGGTCGATGCGACCGGCGCGTTCAACGTCGGCCGCCTGCAGCAACTGACCCCCACCCTGCAGTTCTATTCCTCGAACCCTCGGAACACCGCGGTGAACATCCGCGGCCTCGGCGTGCCGTTCGGCCTGACCAGCGACGGGTTCGAGCAAGGCGTGGGTTTCTACATCGACGACGTTTACCATGCCCGGGTGGCCACAGCGACGTTCGACTTCCTGGACGTCGCCCAGATCGAGGTTCTGCGCGGGCCGCAAGGCACGCTCTACGGCAAGAACACCACCGCCGGCGCGGTCAACATCACCACCAACCAGCCGACTTTCAATTTCGAGGGCAAGGCCGAGGTGACAGTCGGCAACCTGAACTTCAAACAGGCCAAAGCCGCTGTCTCAGGCCCGATCACCGACACGATCGCCGCCCGGATCGCGGTCTCTTCGACCACGCGCCGCGGCACGATCTACAACGTCACCAGCGATCAGTATGTGAACGGCCAGGACAACCTCGGCCTGCGCGGTCTGATCCTCTACAAACCCAGCGACAACCTTGCGGTCACCTTCGCCGGCGACTTCAGCAAGCAGGACGCCGAGTGCTGCGCGCAGATCTTCGTCCGCACCGGGGCGACGCAACGCCCGCTGAACCGCCAGTACGTCGCCCTTGCTGCGGCCCAGAATTACACCGTCGCCAGCACCAACCCATTCGACCGGATCACCGACGTCGACGCCAGCCTGAACGCCGGCAATAAGATCGGCGGCGCGTCGGCCCGCGTGGTCTGGAATGTAGGCGAAGGTACGGTGACATCGGTCACCGCTTGGCGCTTCTGGGACTGGAAGCCGGAAAACGACCGCGACTTCCTGGGCCTGTCGATCGTGTCGAAGTCCCAGAACCCTTCGCAACAGGACCAGTACAGCCAGGAGCTGCGCTACAACTACTCCGGCGAGCGGGCGGACCTCGTGGTCGGGGCCTTCGCCTTCAAGCAGCGCATCGACACCCAGGGCACCGAAGAGCAAGGCCCTGCGTCGAGCCGCTGGAACATCACGCCTTCGAACGTGCTGTCGAACGATCCCAGCGTCCTGAACGGACTGGTGGCGAAGAACACCCAGTACCTGAAGAACACCAGCTTCGCCCTCTATGGCCAGCTGTCGTGGAAAGTTAGCGACCGCTTCACCATCCAGCCGGGCGTGCGGCTGAACTACGACAAGAAGGACGGCTTCTATCAACGTCTGGTGTTCGACGGCGACGGCGTACCCGTCCTGCTGGGCCAGACCGGAGCCCGCCGGGCCGCGCAACTGGCCGTCTTCACACCGCAGCTCAGCGCACCGAGCTTCAGCGACTGGAACTTCAGCTACGACCTGAACGCCAGCTACAAGTTCACTCCTGATGTCCTGGGCTATGCGACCTACGCCAAGAGCTTCAAGACCGGCGGCATTAACCAGAACGGCCTGCCGACCGACGCGGCGGGCAATCCGATCCTGGCCGCGGGGCAGATCAAGCCGGAAGACGTCAATCACTTTGAGGCCGGCCTGAAGACCCAGTTCTGGGAACGCCGCGCGACGCTGAACGTCTCGGCCTATCGGACCGACATCAAGGACTATCAGGCGACCGTCACGAACGGCCAGCTGGGCGTGCTGCGCGGCTATCTCGCCAACGCCGGCAAGGTGCGCAGCCAAGGGGTCGAGTTCGACTTCTCCGTCCGCCCGTCTGAGCGGTTCAACGCCTACGCCAACGGGGCCTACACCGACGCCAAGTACGTCCGCTTCACCGACGCGCCCTGCCCGCCGGAACTGTCGGGCGGCACGACGGTCGGCGCGGGCCAGACGCCCGGCGCGCCAGGCGCGCCGGGCGGCCTCAGCCCCGCCAACTGCGACATCTCCGGGGCGCGCCTGCCGGGCGTTTCAAAGTGGAGCTTTTCATTCGGCGGCGAGGTCAATGCGCCGGCGCAATTCCTGGCCAACGAAGGCGAGGTCTACTTCGGCTACGACGGCAGCTACCGCTCGCGGTTCTCGTCCAACGCCTCGCCATCGATCTACACCTGGGTGGATGGCTATTCCCTGTCGAACTTCCGCGCGGGCTTCCGCACGCCGGACGGCCTGAACGTCTTCGCCTGGGTGCGTAACGCCTTCGACGAGGAATATTTCGAACTGCTGGCCGTCGGTCCGAGCAACACCGGCCTTATCGCTGGCCAGCCCGGCGACCCGAGGACCTTCGGCGTCACCGTCAAGGCGGCGTTCTAATGAACGAGGGCGGTTGACGCGCGCGCGTCAGCCGCCCTTCATTCTGCGATGAATGAGGCGGACGAAGCCGACTGGCGCGCCATGGCGGTTCGCACGCTGAAGGGCGCGAGCCTCGAGGGCCTGCAGCATGCGACCGTCGAGGGCCTGGCGATCTATCCGCTCTACGCCGCTGCGCCGGCGCTGCTCTACGCCCGGCGCGCCTTCGATGAGGACCGGGCCTGGGATGTCCGCGTCGCCGTCGATCACCCGGATCCGATCCGCGCCAACGCCTTGACCCTTGAGGCGTTGGAAGGCGGCGCCACCTCGACCAGCCTTCGAATCTCTGATCCCGCCGACCTTGAGGCGCGCCTGCGTGGCGTGATCTTGGACCTCGCGCCCGTCGCGCTTGACGCTGGCGCGCACGGGCCGGCCGCCGCAGAAGCGTTGGGCGTCCTGGCCAAAGCCTCGCCGCGAGCCCCTCTGGACTTCGGCCTCGACCCCGTCGGCGCCACTTCTCCGATTGAAGCGAGCGCCGTCGTCGCGGCGCGGCTGGCCGAGACCTATCCTCTCGCCAACCTGTTCCGCTCCAGCGGCCGGCGCGTACACGAGGCCGGCGGCGGTGAAGCTCTCGAGATCGCTGTCGCTGCGGCGAGCGGCCTGGCCTACGCCCGAGCCCTCGCTCGCGCGGGATTAGGCATAGAGCGCGCGTTTGCGGGCCTGACTGTCGAAGTCACGACCGACACCGACTATTTTGTATCGATCGCCAAACTGCGCGCCGCCCGCGCTGTGTTTTCGCGGGTCGCTGTGGCTTGCGGGGCCCCAGCGACCGTGCGGCTGGCGGCGGTCTCGTCGCACCGGATGCTCGCGGACAAGGACGCCTGGAGCAACATGATACGTCTGACCATCGCGGGCTTCGCCGCGGCGGCAGGCGGCGCTGACGTGGTCACCTTGGGCTGCTTCAGCGACCCCCTGGGCAGGCCTGCGGCGCTTGCCCGCCGCCAGAGCCGCAACATTCAGTTCATCCTGATGGAGGAAGCCCAGATGGGTCGCGTCCGCGATCCCGGCGCAGGCTCTGGCTATGTCGAGGCGCTGACGGATCAGCTGGCCCGGGCGGCCTGGACGCATTTCCAGGCCATCGAATCGCGCGGCGGCGCAGCAGCGGCCAGCGCCTATGTCGCCGCCCAAGTCGATGCAGCGAACATGGCGAGGCCGACGCCCCGAGTCGTCGGCATGACCGACTTCGTATCAGCCGACGACACGCCGATCGCCGTGGAGGCCGATGGATGAGCGTGTTCCGCGACTTCACCCATCTCGCCTTCGACGATGTGAACCCCGGAGATCCCTGGGTCGCGGTCGCGTCCGACGGGATGACGCCTGAAGGTATCGCCGTACGGCCGGCCTATGCGCCCGCCGAAGCCACAGAGACCCTGGGAATCCCTGGGCAGGCGCCGTTCCTGCGCGGCCCCTACCCCACCATGTACGCCACCAACCCATGGACGGTGCGGCAGTACGCCGGGTTCTCGACCGCCGAGGATTCCAACGCATTCTACAGGCGCAACCTGGCCGCCGGTCAGAAAGGCCTTTCGATCGCCTTCGACCTGGCGACCCACCGCGGTTACGATTCGGATCACCCCCGTGTGCAGGGCGACGTCGGCATGGCCGGGGTCGCCATCGATTCGATCCTCGACATGCAGGTTCTGTTCGACGCCATCCCGCTGGACCAGATGAGCGTCTCGATGACCATGAACGGCGCGGTTCTGCCGATCCTGGCGCTCTATGTCGTCGCGGCCGAGGAACAGGGCGTCCGGCCGGAACAACTGACCGGCACGATTCAGAACGACATCCTCAAGGAGTTCCTCGTCAGGAACACCTACATCTATCCGCCCGGACCCTCGATGCGGATAATTTCCGACATCTTTTCATATACTTCGGCGCATATGCCGCGCTTCAACTCGATCTCGGTCAGCGGCTATCACATTCAGGAAGCCGGCGCGACGCTGGACCTGGAGCTCGCCTACACCCTGGCGGACGGTCTCGAATATCTGCGCGCCGGAGTCGCCGCGGGGCTCGATATCGACGCGTTCGCGCCGCGCCTTTCGTTCTTCTGGAACGCCGGCATGAACGTGATGCTGGAGGTCGCCAAGCAGCGGGCGGCCCGGAAGCTCTGGGCCCAACTGGTCGCGCGCGAATTCGCACCCCGGGATTCGCGCTCGTTGATGCTGCGCGCTCACACCCAGACCAGCGGCTGGAGCCTGGCCGCCACCGACGTTTTCAACAATGTCGCGCGCACCACGCTGGAAGCCATGGCCGCGACGGGCGGGCAGACGCAGAGCCTGCACACCAACGCCCTCGATGAAGCGCTCGCCCTGCCCACCGATTTCTCCGCCCGAATCGCCCGGAACACCCAGCTGGTTCTGCAGCTGGAGGCCGGCCAGACCCGCGTGATCGATCCGTGGGGCGGCAGCGCCTATGTCGAGGCGATGACCGAGGCCCTCGCCCAGCGCGCGATGGTCCACATCGGCGAAGTGGAAGACCTGGGCGGGATGGCTCGCGCCATCGAAGGCGGCCTGCCCAAGCGACGAATCGAAGAGGCGGCGGCCCGCACCCAGGCCCGGATCGATTCCGGACGCCAGGTGGTTGTCGGCGTGAACCGCTACCGACCCGACGCGGCCGAGCCGTTGGCCGTTCTGAAGGTCGACAACGCCGCCGTCCGACAGCGCCAGGCCGATCGCCTGGCCCGGTTGAAGGCCGAGCGTGACCCGCGCGCCGTGCGGCAGGCGCTGGAATCCCTGACCGCCGGCGCGGCGGGGTCGGCGAATCTACTGGCGCTGGCCATCGCAGCCGCGCGGGCGCGCGCGACGGTGGGCGAGATTTCGCTGGCCCTTGAGGCCGTCTTTGGCCGCCACGCGGCCAAGGCGGAGGCGGTCGGCGGCGTCTATCTGCATGAGGCCGGCGACCAGCCCTCAGTGATTCGCGCCCGTGAGATGGCGCGCGCCTTCACCCAGGCCGATGGCCGAAAGCCAGCGATTCTCGTCGCCAAGATGGGACAGGACGGTCACGACCGCGGCCAGAAGGTGATCGCATCCGCGTTCCGCGATCTCGGTTTCGAAGCGTCGATTGGTGATCTCTTCCAGACACCGGAGGAAGTCGCGGCCCGCGCCGTGGCTGAGGGCGTCCATGTCGTGGGCGCAAGCTCGTTGGCGGCCGGACATCTGACTCTGGCTCCACAACTGATGGCGGCTCTGACGGCGCTCGGCCGCACGGACATCGTCGTCGTGGTGGGCGGGGTGATTCCCCCGGATGATGAG
This is a stretch of genomic DNA from Phenylobacterium immobile (ATCC 35973). It encodes these proteins:
- a CDS encoding methylmalonyl-CoA mutase family protein, with translation MNEADEADWRAMAVRTLKGASLEGLQHATVEGLAIYPLYAAAPALLYARRAFDEDRAWDVRVAVDHPDPIRANALTLEALEGGATSTSLRISDPADLEARLRGVILDLAPVALDAGAHGPAAAEALGVLAKASPRAPLDFGLDPVGATSPIEASAVVAARLAETYPLANLFRSSGRRVHEAGGGEALEIAVAAASGLAYARALARAGLGIERAFAGLTVEVTTDTDYFVSIAKLRAARAVFSRVAVACGAPATVRLAAVSSHRMLADKDAWSNMIRLTIAGFAAAAGGADVVTLGCFSDPLGRPAALARRQSRNIQFILMEEAQMGRVRDPGAGSGYVEALTDQLARAAWTHFQAIESRGGAAAASAYVAAQVDAANMARPTPRVVGMTDFVSADDTPIAVEADG
- a CDS encoding TonB-dependent receptor, with the translated sequence MTIHTPASRRLSRAALLGALLSTVAGAAMSAQSAVAADAEPVAVGAPSGVEELIVTARRRSETAQAVPLAITVVGGEKVDATGAFNVGRLQQLTPTLQFYSSNPRNTAVNIRGLGVPFGLTSDGFEQGVGFYIDDVYHARVATATFDFLDVAQIEVLRGPQGTLYGKNTTAGAVNITTNQPTFNFEGKAEVTVGNLNFKQAKAAVSGPITDTIAARIAVSSTTRRGTIYNVTSDQYVNGQDNLGLRGLILYKPSDNLAVTFAGDFSKQDAECCAQIFVRTGATQRPLNRQYVALAAAQNYTVASTNPFDRITDVDASLNAGNKIGGASARVVWNVGEGTVTSVTAWRFWDWKPENDRDFLGLSIVSKSQNPSQQDQYSQELRYNYSGERADLVVGAFAFKQRIDTQGTEEQGPASSRWNITPSNVLSNDPSVLNGLVAKNTQYLKNTSFALYGQLSWKVSDRFTIQPGVRLNYDKKDGFYQRLVFDGDGVPVLLGQTGARRAAQLAVFTPQLSAPSFSDWNFSYDLNASYKFTPDVLGYATYAKSFKTGGINQNGLPTDAAGNPILAAGQIKPEDVNHFEAGLKTQFWERRATLNVSAYRTDIKDYQATVTNGQLGVLRGYLANAGKVRSQGVEFDFSVRPSERFNAYANGAYTDAKYVRFTDAPCPPELSGGTTVGAGQTPGAPGAPGGLSPANCDISGARLPGVSKWSFSFGGEVNAPAQFLANEGEVYFGYDGSYRSRFSSNASPSIYTWVDGYSLSNFRAGFRTPDGLNVFAWVRNAFDEEYFELLAVGPSNTGLIAGQPGDPRTFGVTVKAAF
- the scpA gene encoding methylmalonyl-CoA mutase; this translates as MSVFRDFTHLAFDDVNPGDPWVAVASDGMTPEGIAVRPAYAPAEATETLGIPGQAPFLRGPYPTMYATNPWTVRQYAGFSTAEDSNAFYRRNLAAGQKGLSIAFDLATHRGYDSDHPRVQGDVGMAGVAIDSILDMQVLFDAIPLDQMSVSMTMNGAVLPILALYVVAAEEQGVRPEQLTGTIQNDILKEFLVRNTYIYPPGPSMRIISDIFSYTSAHMPRFNSISVSGYHIQEAGATLDLELAYTLADGLEYLRAGVAAGLDIDAFAPRLSFFWNAGMNVMLEVAKQRAARKLWAQLVAREFAPRDSRSLMLRAHTQTSGWSLAATDVFNNVARTTLEAMAATGGQTQSLHTNALDEALALPTDFSARIARNTQLVLQLEAGQTRVIDPWGGSAYVEAMTEALAQRAMVHIGEVEDLGGMARAIEGGLPKRRIEEAAARTQARIDSGRQVVVGVNRYRPDAAEPLAVLKVDNAAVRQRQADRLARLKAERDPRAVRQALESLTAGAAGSANLLALAIAAARARATVGEISLALEAVFGRHAAKAEAVGGVYLHEAGDQPSVIRAREMARAFTQADGRKPAILVAKMGQDGHDRGQKVIASAFRDLGFEASIGDLFQTPEEVAARAVAEGVHVVGASSLAAGHLTLAPQLMAALTALGRTDIVVVVGGVIPPDDEATLREIGVACIFTPGTAAPEAAIEVLDTLNVRLGYSQ